Proteins found in one Acidobacteriota bacterium genomic segment:
- a CDS encoding M24 family metallopeptidase, whose product MKKALLGFLIYSLAFALGACRDFPEASADLQIRPLKERMAIQASLNLERVDTLLLPAMRAVEIDCWIIMSREFNEDFVLDYIEDMKGATGGHRNAYIFFDDGSDRAQRIVIGTHLARESRVWDRQISYHSGQGREGPSLKPALREVIETLDPKRIGVNTSRTIPMCDGLTVAMRDFLVDTIGPEYAGRLVSAEQLIVDFLDTRLPEELEYFAEAAEITKRIHEEVFSRRAITPEASTIGDVRQYVYDRLAELSLETWYVPIIRVSREDGDFADENTVIEPGDIVHTDIGIVYVGLYTDYQKNAYVLRAGEDEPPAGIRDAFQNSLKVQDAILHVSRAGDIGYELKEAAERLCAEWGVKARVYCHSTGVPGHGIGASINFNWPDRYGIRTTFPLRMGAIYAVESSASTAIPEWKGREIALGTEENAYLAPEGLKYFYPRQEELYLIN is encoded by the coding sequence ATGAAAAAGGCGCTCTTGGGATTCCTAATATACAGCCTGGCCTTCGCTTTGGGAGCATGCCGGGACTTTCCTGAAGCCTCCGCCGACCTCCAGATCCGCCCGCTCAAAGAGCGCATGGCGATTCAGGCCTCCCTGAACCTGGAACGCGTGGACACGCTTCTTCTTCCCGCCATGCGGGCGGTGGAGATCGACTGCTGGATTATCATGTCGCGGGAATTCAACGAAGATTTCGTGCTCGACTACATTGAAGACATGAAAGGGGCGACGGGAGGGCACCGGAACGCCTATATCTTTTTCGACGACGGCTCCGACAGGGCGCAAAGAATCGTGATCGGAACGCACCTGGCCCGTGAAAGCCGGGTCTGGGACCGACAGATTTCCTATCACAGCGGTCAGGGACGGGAAGGGCCGTCCCTGAAGCCCGCTCTTCGGGAAGTCATCGAAACCCTGGATCCGAAGAGAATCGGCGTCAACACCTCCCGCACAATTCCCATGTGCGACGGACTGACCGTGGCCATGAGGGATTTCCTCGTCGATACGATAGGGCCGGAATACGCCGGACGGCTTGTTTCCGCCGAACAGCTGATCGTGGATTTTCTTGATACAAGACTTCCGGAGGAACTCGAGTATTTTGCCGAGGCAGCGGAAATCACCAAAAGGATTCATGAAGAGGTCTTCAGCCGCCGCGCCATCACTCCGGAGGCGAGCACCATCGGGGATGTCCGGCAGTATGTTTACGACAGGCTGGCCGAACTCAGTCTCGAGACCTGGTATGTGCCGATCATCCGCGTCTCCCGGGAAGACGGCGACTTCGCCGATGAGAATACCGTCATCGAACCTGGGGATATCGTGCACACGGATATCGGGATCGTCTATGTCGGGCTCTACACGGATTACCAGAAGAATGCCTACGTTCTCAGGGCCGGCGAGGACGAACCCCCCGCCGGAATCCGCGACGCTTTCCAGAATTCCCTCAAAGTTCAGGACGCCATTCTCCACGTCTCCCGGGCCGGGGACATCGGATACGAATTGAAGGAGGCGGCCGAAAGGCTGTGCGCGGAATGGGGCGTCAAGGCGAGAGTGTACTGCCATTCCACGGGAGTGCCGGGACACGGCATCGGGGCCTCGATCAACTTCAACTGGCCCGACAGGTACGGAATTCGGACAACCTTCCCGCTGAGAATGGGGGCCATCTATGCCGTGGAATCCTCGGCTTCGACAGCCATACCCGAATGGAAAGGGCGGGAGATTGCCCTGGGAACAGAGGAAAATGCCTATCTCGCCCCCGAAGGCTTGAAATATTTCTATCCCAGGCAGGAGGAGCTTTATCTTATCAATTGA
- a CDS encoding carboxypeptidase regulatory-like domain-containing protein, producing MRKLKNVILSVLCMTMLVVPAFTQEAAGRFIGTVVDSDGTPLPGVSVAASSPALVGQAATLTDGNGVYRILAVPPGFYTITYSLSGFKTLIREQVQLRPEQSLTLDVSLEMGALEEEVIVVGQSPLIDVRSTARGMDFSKETFQRLPRGRDFQSLALTVAGVNEEPLTGGGLSVDGATGAENVFYIDGMDITEMDQGRKGQEAAFEFIEEVQMKASGYQAEFGGAIGGVLNVITRSGGNDFRGEVLGYYAGSVLESKERDTLRLGTFQDVAEYANFQDLYGKDKSHRLEGGFNLGGFVVRDKLWFFTSVLPVARFTERNVEWATATDVPVTQHSQNYYWYNASLKLTAQPIQGLRLSASVLSNFSKYKGDLPARDGSESPTKNWGDYGFTYPNFSGTLSADYTVGNNFLISGRFGFFSEDMTNQLVQPTEPRYHFRYPTAGTIPYGQLGTNAMFEDIPADMIRPRGWSNMSAADGYVTNSRLKQRVSANLNFTYYINLAGEHAWKAGIQYIRLHQNIDDTYKYPYVLLGWGSNFQDIVTGEITEGQYGMYAVRGGDAGPYGTFANVYSNRWAMFIQDSWTPSFAPRMTFNLGVRVESEDIPSYSDIPEFQYPPIEFGFFDKIAPRLGFVYDVFGNSRTKIFASYGLYYDVMKLEMAIGSFGGFKWKSDYYLMNHWDWRLITKENPGALGPYVGTYDWRLPSFDTLDPDLRPMSQSEFSFGIEQQLGDYLSGSLRLVYKHMIRAIEDVGVVSQAGETYYISNPGFGYTRPESQGGLFSDAYPETPRAQRDYWAANFNFEKRYSNNWMGGFSYTLSRLYGNYDGLGDRPNVGRVWDLWYMVYDKNMNVANGPLTTDRPHQFKLYGSYLLDFGLTLGFFANAMSGVPVSRTLPMPESLMVDGRLSDGRSPFLFLTNFYAEYNIKMSDRATFQFSVNVDNLLDMKTARRKYAGMSRTSIPMTDALKAQGFTYNFDAKTATDAEGRVYSWTPDPRFLMEYDFTPPRAVRLGFKFIF from the coding sequence TTGAGAAAACTGAAGAATGTGATTCTAAGCGTATTATGCATGACCATGCTTGTTGTGCCGGCCTTTACTCAAGAAGCGGCCGGAAGGTTCATAGGTACGGTTGTGGACAGCGACGGAACCCCCCTGCCCGGCGTTTCCGTCGCAGCCTCCAGCCCGGCACTTGTTGGACAAGCGGCCACGTTGACCGACGGCAATGGGGTCTATCGGATCCTGGCCGTTCCGCCCGGATTCTACACAATCACCTACAGCCTTTCCGGCTTTAAAACCCTGATTCGGGAACAAGTCCAGCTCCGGCCCGAGCAGAGCCTGACCCTAGACGTTTCCCTGGAAATGGGCGCGCTTGAAGAGGAGGTCATTGTCGTAGGCCAGTCTCCTCTGATCGATGTCCGGAGCACGGCGCGAGGGATGGATTTTTCCAAGGAGACTTTCCAACGCCTGCCAAGGGGAAGGGATTTTCAGAGTCTCGCGCTGACCGTTGCGGGCGTCAATGAAGAGCCGCTGACCGGCGGAGGACTTTCGGTCGATGGGGCGACTGGAGCGGAGAACGTCTTCTACATCGACGGCATGGACATCACCGAGATGGACCAGGGCCGCAAGGGCCAGGAAGCCGCCTTTGAATTCATTGAAGAGGTCCAGATGAAAGCCAGCGGCTACCAGGCTGAGTTCGGAGGGGCCATCGGCGGCGTTCTCAATGTAATCACCCGGTCAGGGGGAAACGACTTCCGCGGTGAGGTCCTCGGTTACTACGCAGGAAGTGTGCTGGAGAGTAAGGAAAGAGACACCCTGCGGCTCGGAACTTTTCAGGACGTGGCCGAATACGCCAACTTCCAGGATCTCTACGGAAAAGACAAGTCCCATCGGCTCGAGGGCGGGTTTAATCTCGGAGGTTTCGTCGTCAGGGATAAGCTCTGGTTTTTCACCTCGGTCCTGCCCGTCGCCCGATTCACCGAAAGGAACGTCGAATGGGCGACAGCGACAGATGTCCCTGTCACACAGCATTCCCAAAACTATTATTGGTACAATGCCTCCTTGAAGCTGACGGCCCAGCCGATCCAGGGCCTGCGGCTTTCGGCGAGTGTCCTGAGCAATTTCAGTAAGTACAAGGGCGACCTTCCGGCCAGGGACGGATCGGAAAGCCCCACAAAAAACTGGGGCGATTACGGTTTCACCTACCCCAATTTCAGCGGAACATTATCGGCCGATTACACCGTTGGGAACAACTTCCTGATCAGCGGGCGGTTCGGGTTCTTTTCCGAAGACATGACAAACCAGCTCGTCCAACCCACGGAGCCCCGCTACCATTTCCGTTATCCAACGGCTGGAACCATTCCCTATGGTCAGTTGGGAACAAACGCTATGTTCGAGGACATTCCCGCCGACATGATCCGGCCCCGTGGTTGGTCCAACATGTCCGCCGCCGATGGTTATGTGACCAACAGCCGGCTCAAGCAACGCGTGAGTGCCAACCTGAACTTCACATATTACATCAACTTGGCCGGCGAGCATGCCTGGAAGGCGGGCATCCAGTATATCCGGCTCCATCAAAACATTGATGACACATACAAGTATCCTTATGTCCTCCTCGGCTGGGGCAGCAATTTCCAGGACATTGTGACCGGGGAAATCACCGAGGGTCAGTACGGCATGTACGCCGTCCGCGGCGGAGACGCCGGCCCCTATGGGACCTTCGCCAATGTTTACAGCAACCGTTGGGCGATGTTCATCCAGGACAGTTGGACACCCAGCTTCGCGCCCCGGATGACATTCAATTTGGGGGTGCGGGTCGAATCCGAGGACATCCCCAGCTATTCCGATATTCCCGAATTCCAGTATCCCCCGATAGAATTTGGGTTTTTCGACAAAATCGCGCCGCGCCTGGGATTCGTTTATGACGTCTTCGGCAATTCCAGAACAAAGATCTTCGCGAGCTACGGCCTCTACTACGACGTGATGAAACTGGAAATGGCCATCGGCTCCTTCGGCGGCTTCAAGTGGAAGAGCGACTATTACTTGATGAACCATTGGGATTGGCGCCTCATCACCAAGGAAAATCCGGGAGCCCTGGGTCCCTACGTCGGCACCTACGATTGGCGGTTACCGTCCTTCGACACCCTGGATCCCGACCTTAGGCCTATGAGCCAGTCCGAATTCTCTTTTGGGATCGAACAGCAACTGGGGGACTATCTCTCGGGTTCTTTGCGCCTTGTTTACAAACATATGATCCGGGCCATCGAGGACGTCGGCGTTGTATCCCAGGCGGGGGAAACGTATTACATTTCAAATCCCGGGTTCGGATACACCCGTCCTGAATCTCAGGGTGGCTTGTTCAGCGATGCCTATCCCGAGACGCCGCGAGCCCAACGGGATTACTGGGCCGCCAACTTCAACTTCGAAAAGAGGTATTCGAACAACTGGATGGGCGGTTTTTCCTACACCCTGAGCCGCCTCTATGGCAACTACGACGGGCTGGGCGACAGACCCAATGTCGGCCGGGTTTGGGATCTGTGGTACATGGTCTATGATAAAAACATGAACGTCGCCAACGGGCCGCTCACCACGGACAGACCCCACCAGTTCAAGCTTTATGGCAGCTACCTTCTCGACTTCGGGCTTACCCTGGGATTTTTCGCCAACGCCATGAGCGGCGTCCCTGTCAGCAGGACCTTGCCTATGCCGGAGAGCTTAATGGTCGACGGTCGCCTATCCGACGGCCGGTCGCCGTTCCTGTTCCTGACCAATTTCTACGCCGAATACAACATCAAGATGTCCGACCGGGCCACTTTCCAGTTCAGTGTCAACGTGGACAACCTGTTGGACATGAAAACCGCGCGCCGGAAATACGCAGGAATGTCGCGCACCTCAATCCCGATGACGGACGCTCTGAAGGCCCAGGGCTTCACCTACAATTTCGATGCGAAAACGGCTACTGACGCTGAAGGACGAGTTTACTCCTGGACCCCCGATCCCCGCTTCTTGATGGAATACGATTTTACTCCACCTCGTGCCGTCCGCCTGGGATTCAAGTTCATCTTCTAG
- a CDS encoding GntR family transcriptional regulator has product MMKEIQFNYQSLKQCVKDYLKEQMEGGTLNPGERIDEKDLREKLNVSRTPIREALIELETEGFVEIIPRKHIIVKKLTEKEIHDMFQMIGTLEAEAAASVAARLTDEEYARFERLFQEMTASHERGDFKEYCNLNIAIHSFFIEAYGNDIFKKTIGQLKERLWEFPKILIDIPEWEKILIEDHRKLLELFKKRDSEGVRRLLKDKHWNYKRSSSFLKQVFSLCKIESEIARTSL; this is encoded by the coding sequence ATGATGAAAGAGATTCAATTCAACTATCAATCCTTGAAACAATGCGTCAAGGACTATCTCAAGGAACAAATGGAAGGTGGAACCCTGAATCCGGGTGAGCGCATCGACGAAAAGGATTTGCGTGAAAAGCTGAATGTCAGCCGGACACCCATACGGGAAGCGCTTATCGAGCTGGAAACAGAGGGCTTTGTCGAAATTATACCGAGAAAACACATCATTGTCAAAAAGCTCACCGAAAAAGAGATCCATGACATGTTTCAGATGATCGGAACTCTCGAGGCCGAGGCAGCCGCCAGTGTCGCGGCCCGTTTAACCGATGAAGAGTATGCCCGGTTCGAACGGCTTTTCCAGGAAATGACGGCCTCCCACGAGCGAGGGGACTTCAAGGAATACTGCAATCTCAATATCGCGATTCATAGCTTTTTCATCGAAGCCTATGGAAACGATATCTTCAAGAAAACCATCGGCCAGTTGAAAGAGCGTCTTTGGGAGTTTCCCAAGATTCTCATAGATATCCCGGAATGGGAAAAGATACTGATCGAAGACCACCGCAAGCTCCTAGAGCTTTTCAAGAAAAGAGATTCGGAGGGCGTCCGTCGTCTGCTTAAAGACAAGCATTGGAACTACAAGCGGAGTTCCTCCTTCCTCAAACAGGTGTTTTCCCTCTGTAAGATCGAGTCCGAGATCGCCCGAACCTCGCTCTGA
- a CDS encoding Xaa-Pro peptidase family protein, producing MKRNLGIRLIMAVALTVGLVLDAAAQRTGYTKEEFLRRRAVLMEKTGNGMIILFGGAAVPAGAHFRQDNDFYYYTGVDDTNAVVVMTPKNGRAFLFLPAQSPREEMIDGTNLLKDSRGAEKTGMAEIHPLSYLDEFIARNAGEHGTKFHVRLSPADDVDSGRWETGIFVGRKNRTHYNDQISIDQHRIVKLKERYPVFFFEDVVPHIDAMRVIKSAEEIAVLRRNGKISAEAVKQAMLASRPGGFEYEVEAAAMHVVLKHGARGFAYPPIVGSGPNSCVWHYSKNERRMESGDILLMDFGGDLDYMCMDISRTWPVSGKFSDEQREVYTIALEVLKACLEFYRPGVTTADVQAHVAAVMKKKGIDPRGQRGGIGHYVGMSTHDVGPRGVPLQEGMVFAIEPGLYYPEINLGVRIEDTVLITKDGCEVLTKDVPKEIDEIEKLLATRK from the coding sequence TTGAAAAGGAATCTTGGGATCCGCTTGATAATGGCCGTGGCCCTGACAGTCGGCCTCGTCCTCGACGCCGCCGCCCAGAGGACCGGCTACACGAAGGAGGAATTTCTACGCCGCAGGGCCGTTCTCATGGAAAAGACCGGGAACGGCATGATCATCCTCTTCGGAGGAGCCGCCGTTCCCGCCGGAGCTCATTTCCGCCAGGACAACGACTTCTATTACTACACCGGTGTTGACGATACAAACGCCGTCGTGGTCATGACTCCGAAAAACGGCCGCGCCTTCCTCTTCCTCCCCGCCCAGAGCCCGCGCGAGGAGATGATCGATGGAACGAATCTTCTCAAGGATTCCCGGGGAGCGGAAAAAACAGGCATGGCCGAGATCCACCCCTTGAGCTACCTCGACGAGTTCATCGCCCGCAACGCGGGAGAACACGGCACGAAGTTCCACGTCCGACTTTCGCCGGCCGACGATGTCGACAGCGGGCGCTGGGAGACAGGGATCTTCGTCGGCAGGAAAAACAGGACCCATTACAACGATCAGATCTCCATCGATCAGCACCGCATCGTGAAGCTCAAGGAGCGCTATCCCGTTTTCTTTTTCGAAGACGTCGTGCCGCATATCGACGCGATGCGGGTGATCAAGTCGGCCGAGGAAATCGCGGTCCTCCGCCGCAACGGCAAAATTTCCGCCGAAGCCGTGAAACAGGCCATGCTCGCCTCGCGGCCGGGCGGCTTCGAGTACGAAGTTGAGGCGGCGGCCATGCATGTCGTCCTGAAACACGGCGCACGAGGATTCGCCTATCCGCCGATTGTGGGCTCAGGGCCCAATTCCTGCGTCTGGCACTACAGCAAAAACGAGCGCCGCATGGAGAGCGGCGACATTCTCCTCATGGATTTCGGCGGCGATCTCGATTACATGTGCATGGATATCAGCCGAACCTGGCCCGTCTCAGGCAAGTTTTCCGACGAACAGCGTGAGGTTTATACCATTGCGCTCGAGGTCCTGAAAGCCTGTCTGGAATTTTATCGACCCGGTGTCACAACGGCCGATGTCCAAGCTCACGTGGCCGCCGTCATGAAAAAGAAAGGGATCGATCCGCGCGGCCAGCGAGGCGGAATCGGTCATTACGTCGGCATGTCAACCCATGATGTGGGGCCCCGAGGAGTTCCCCTGCAGGAAGGCATGGTTTTCGCCATCGAGCCGGGTCTTTACTATCCCGAAATAAATCTCGGCGTTCGTATCGAGGATACCGTCCTCATCACCAAAGATGGATGCGAAGTCCTGACGAAAGACGTCCCGAAGGAAATCGATGAGATCGAAAAACTCCTGGCGACGAGGAAGTGA
- a CDS encoding alpha/beta hydrolase-fold protein, with protein sequence MKKSLFISILIFFLFSLFTACRFFEGNGTGETVFRVYFTGEQSQETLDGRILVMVSSDGGREPRFQIGTSSDTQLIFGIDVEALKPGEEAVIDSAAFGYPLRSIADIPPGDYWVQALLNRYETFRRADGHTLKLPPDMGEGQKWNRKPGNFYSIPRKFRVNSGKTETIRIALDQIIPPLPEQVDSKYVKHVKIQSELLTEFWGRPTYLGANILLPEGFDEHPEARYPLVVNHGHFPLSPIDPLPWREVPPDPDLEPIYNERFQWEGYNRTVQEYAYKFYRYWTAPDTPRMIIISIQHPTPFFDDSYAVNSVNQGPYGDAINYELIPYIEKKFRGIGEGWARFLYGGSTGGWEALASQVFYPEEYNGCFAACPDSISFRSFFIVNIYEHRNAYFADSPWKKTPTPGNRNYLGEVSFTTEEGNHLELVLGTKSRSGGTWDIYNAVYSPVGEDGYPMPIWDKLTGEIDHDVAEYWRENYDLVHIMQRDWETLGPKLEGKIHIYVGDMDNWYLNNAVYWAEEFLESTKDPYYAGEIDYGDRQEHCWNGDQDRPNAISRLRYQQMFAPKMVERMLKTAPPEADTKSWRY encoded by the coding sequence ATGAAAAAATCCCTTTTCATCTCCATCCTCATCTTCTTCCTGTTTTCTTTGTTCACCGCCTGCCGGTTCTTTGAAGGAAACGGGACGGGCGAGACAGTCTTTCGGGTGTATTTCACGGGAGAACAGAGCCAAGAAACCCTCGATGGACGGATCTTGGTGATGGTCTCGAGCGACGGAGGCCGCGAGCCCCGTTTTCAGATCGGTACAAGTTCCGACACGCAATTAATTTTTGGAATCGATGTCGAGGCCCTCAAGCCCGGAGAAGAAGCCGTCATAGACAGCGCCGCATTCGGCTATCCGCTCCGAAGCATCGCTGACATCCCTCCCGGTGACTACTGGGTTCAGGCCCTCCTCAACCGCTATGAGACATTCCGAAGGGCTGACGGTCACACCCTCAAACTGCCTCCGGATATGGGTGAAGGACAGAAGTGGAACCGAAAACCCGGGAATTTCTACAGTATCCCCCGGAAGTTCCGAGTGAACTCTGGGAAAACTGAGACGATCCGAATTGCTCTTGACCAAATAATTCCTCCCCTCCCCGAACAGGTCGACTCCAAGTATGTCAAGCATGTCAAGATCCAGAGTGAGTTGTTAACGGAATTCTGGGGCAGACCCACCTATCTCGGCGCCAATATCCTTTTGCCTGAGGGGTTCGATGAGCATCCCGAAGCCCGCTATCCTCTTGTGGTCAACCACGGCCATTTCCCCTTATCGCCTATCGACCCCCTTCCCTGGCGCGAGGTTCCTCCGGATCCGGATCTTGAGCCTATTTACAACGAAAGGTTTCAATGGGAAGGATACAACCGAACGGTTCAAGAATATGCCTACAAATTCTATCGGTACTGGACGGCACCGGACACTCCACGAATGATTATCATTTCCATTCAGCACCCAACGCCTTTCTTCGATGACTCCTATGCGGTCAATTCCGTTAATCAAGGCCCTTACGGGGATGCGATCAATTATGAATTGATCCCCTATATCGAGAAAAAGTTCCGAGGGATTGGAGAAGGCTGGGCACGTTTCCTCTACGGCGGCTCCACGGGGGGCTGGGAAGCTCTTGCCTCCCAGGTCTTCTATCCCGAAGAATACAACGGGTGTTTCGCCGCCTGTCCCGATTCAATAAGCTTTCGCTCCTTCTTCATCGTCAACATCTATGAGCATAGAAATGCCTACTTCGCAGACAGTCCTTGGAAGAAGACGCCGACTCCCGGAAACCGGAACTATCTCGGCGAAGTCAGTTTCACCACAGAGGAGGGAAATCATCTGGAGCTTGTGCTCGGGACAAAGAGCCGATCCGGAGGGACCTGGGACATCTACAATGCCGTCTATTCCCCGGTCGGGGAGGACGGATACCCCATGCCGATATGGGACAAGCTTACTGGAGAGATCGACCATGATGTGGCCGAATATTGGCGCGAGAACTATGATCTTGTCCATATCATGCAGAGGGATTGGGAGACACTCGGACCAAAGTTGGAAGGAAAAATCCATATCTATGTCGGAGACATGGACAATTGGTACCTCAACAACGCTGTCTATTGGGCAGAAGAATTTCTGGAAAGCACAAAGGACCCTTATTACGCAGGCGAAATCGACTATGGCGACAGACAGGAACACTGCTGGAACGGAGATCAGGACAGGCCGAACGCAATCTCGCGGTTGAGGTACCAGCAGATGTTTGCGCCCAAGATGGTCGAACGCATGCTCAAGACAGCCCCGCCGGAAGCCGATACGAAAAGCTGGCGCTATTGA
- a CDS encoding alpha/beta hydrolase-fold protein, with amino-acid sequence MKIHRFPRFQGLVLSLLFVSIMGAVSCIGENAPAAKLRFAVSFSEDLSPDPLDGRVLLMLSIDESREPRFQISDGPDTQLVFGIDVDGLAPGREAVIDNGVFGYPLESLSRIPAGEYWVQALLHVYETFHRSDGHTVKLPMDRGEGQQWNRAPGNLYSTPVKMHIDPRKKETISVVLDKKIPPIPDPPDTKYIKHVKIQSELLTEFWGRPMYLGANVLLPEGFDEHPEARYPLIINHGHFPYTFGGFRETPPDPDLEPEYSSRFNLPDYNITVQEYAYKFYQYWTAPDTPRMIIIEIQHANPFYDSSYAVNSANVGPYGDAITYELIPYIEEKFRGLGQGWSRFLYGGSTGGWQSLAAQIFYPEEYNACYAACPDPIDFRAYTVVDIYEDENAYFLKSPFKKTPRPGRRNYLGHINCTLEDMNHRELVLGTRSRSGAQWDIWEAMYSPAGADGYPRPIWDKRTGVIDREIAEYWRENYDLSHIVRRDWKTLGPKLQGKIHIYVGDMDNYYLNNAVYLIEEFLESTKNPYYGGEIDYGDRAEHCWNGDHELPNAISRLRYHQMFIPKILDRILKTAPRGADTHSWRY; translated from the coding sequence ATGAAAATCCATCGTTTCCCAAGGTTCCAAGGACTTGTCCTGAGCCTGCTTTTCGTGTCGATCATGGGGGCCGTCTCCTGCATCGGAGAAAACGCCCCGGCTGCGAAGCTCCGCTTCGCCGTCTCTTTCTCTGAAGATCTGAGTCCGGACCCTCTGGATGGTCGCGTTCTTCTGATGCTCTCGATCGACGAAAGTCGCGAACCCCGGTTCCAGATCAGCGATGGGCCCGACACCCAACTCGTATTCGGCATCGATGTCGACGGGCTTGCGCCGGGCCGGGAAGCCGTCATCGACAACGGGGTTTTCGGCTATCCCTTGGAAAGCCTCTCCCGGATTCCCGCGGGCGAATACTGGGTCCAGGCGCTGCTCCACGTCTACGAAACATTCCATCGCTCCGACGGCCACACGGTCAAACTGCCCATGGACCGCGGCGAGGGCCAGCAATGGAACCGTGCTCCAGGCAATCTTTACAGCACGCCGGTGAAAATGCATATCGATCCCCGGAAAAAGGAAACGATCTCCGTTGTCCTCGACAAAAAAATCCCACCCATCCCCGATCCCCCCGACACGAAATACATCAAGCATGTCAAGATCCAGAGCGAGCTTCTCACGGAGTTCTGGGGCCGGCCGATGTACCTGGGCGCCAACGTTCTCCTTCCCGAGGGCTTCGACGAACATCCCGAGGCCCGCTATCCCCTGATCATCAACCACGGCCATTTCCCCTACACATTCGGAGGCTTTCGGGAGACGCCCCCGGATCCCGACCTCGAGCCCGAATACAGTTCCCGCTTCAATTTGCCTGACTACAACATCACCGTCCAGGAATACGCATATAAGTTCTACCAGTACTGGACCGCGCCCGACACCCCACGGATGATTATTATTGAAATCCAACACGCCAACCCCTTCTACGACTCCTCCTATGCCGTAAATTCGGCCAACGTCGGCCCTTACGGTGACGCCATCACCTACGAACTCATTCCTTATATCGAGGAGAAGTTCCGCGGCCTCGGCCAGGGCTGGTCGCGCTTTCTCTACGGCGGATCAACGGGGGGCTGGCAATCGCTCGCAGCCCAGATCTTTTACCCCGAGGAATACAACGCCTGCTACGCCGCCTGCCCGGACCCTATCGACTTTCGGGCCTACACGGTCGTCGACATCTACGAAGACGAGAACGCCTATTTCCTGAAAAGCCCGTTCAAGAAAACACCCCGGCCGGGACGAAGGAACTACCTCGGCCACATCAACTGCACGCTCGAAGACATGAACCACAGGGAACTTGTCCTGGGAACACGGTCCCGATCCGGAGCCCAATGGGATATCTGGGAGGCCATGTACAGCCCGGCCGGAGCGGATGGTTACCCCCGGCCGATCTGGGACAAGAGGACCGGGGTCATCGACAGGGAAATCGCCGAATACTGGCGGGAGAACTACGATCTCTCCCATATCGTGAGACGGGATTGGAAAACCCTGGGCCCGAAACTCCAGGGAAAGATCCACATCTATGTCGGTGACATGGACAATTACTACCTAAACAATGCTGTCTACCTCATCGAGGAATTTCTGGAATCCACGAAAAATCCCTACTACGGCGGGGAAATCGACTACGGCGACAGAGCCGAACACTGCTGGAACGGCGACCACGAACTGCCGAACGCCATCTCACGGCTGAGATACCACCAGATGTTCATCCCGAAGATCCTCGACCGCATCCTCAAGACGGCCCCGCGGGGCGCCGATACACATAGCTGGCGCTATTGA